The proteins below come from a single Thermococcus sp. genomic window:
- a CDS encoding CheF family chemotaxis protein — translation MTIAETRVKAALISSWKGSGRVTWRDAIGTIQNDRVILRYLRMGEVVGEDSFPFSSLSDINVNVPDSHKLNPEKEHFGMKFYVPGRGDLTLILTIGDNLLIYDENKFQEFVHTIFETLINGKSVKLLLARVKGGAINMESQWTDGSLRIVSVKSAKRGKTERNIVVLDPDRKPIPVFSDVEDLDVEQVDMNGKNVEAWKIKHFYVDETVTSFLYIPEKKTRLYVLRYLLKYIPGYFEFIMKVSKEFPTLQAEFKEVMEKELRELESLDEMEKQILMALYSGLNPLEVHQFLGLDEREIEEIYDRMIDKGLLKIVMIRKVVDLTREGRKIVNKLIEYGLVAM, via the coding sequence ATGACGATAGCAGAGACCAGGGTAAAGGCAGCCCTAATTTCATCATGGAAGGGTTCTGGAAGGGTTACATGGAGGGATGCTATAGGCACCATCCAGAATGATAGGGTTATTCTGAGGTATCTCCGCATGGGGGAGGTCGTTGGGGAGGACAGCTTCCCATTCTCATCGCTGTCGGATATAAACGTGAACGTTCCCGACAGTCACAAGCTCAACCCTGAGAAGGAGCACTTTGGGATGAAATTCTACGTCCCCGGGAGGGGTGACTTAACCCTCATCCTCACGATAGGGGACAACCTCCTTATATATGATGAGAACAAGTTCCAGGAGTTTGTACACACGATATTCGAGACTCTTATCAACGGAAAGTCGGTTAAGCTCCTTCTCGCGAGGGTTAAAGGTGGAGCAATAAACATGGAGTCGCAGTGGACGGATGGCTCGCTAAGGATAGTGTCAGTCAAGTCCGCCAAGAGGGGAAAAACGGAGAGGAACATCGTCGTCCTCGACCCCGATAGGAAGCCCATCCCAGTATTCTCAGACGTGGAGGATCTGGACGTTGAACAGGTGGACATGAACGGGAAGAATGTGGAGGCGTGGAAGATAAAACACTTCTATGTAGACGAGACGGTTACATCCTTTCTCTACATCCCGGAGAAGAAGACGAGATTATACGTCCTCCGCTACCTGCTGAAGTACATCCCCGGCTACTTCGAGTTCATTATGAAGGTCTCGAAGGAGTTCCCCACGCTCCAAGCCGAGTTCAAGGAAGTCATGGAGAAGGAACTCAGGGAGCTCGAGAGCCTCGATGAGATGGAGAAGCAGATACTCATGGCCCTTTACTCCGGCCTGAACCCGCTCGAGGTGCACCAGTTCCTCGGTCTGGACGAGAGGGAGATAGAGGAGATATACGATAGGATGATAGACAAGGGCCTCCTCAAGATAGTCATGATAAGGAAGGTAGTCGACCTCACGAGGGAGGGCAGGAAGATAGTCAACAAGCTTATAGAGTACGGTCTCGTGGCGATGTAA